One Nematostella vectensis chromosome 10, jaNemVect1.1, whole genome shotgun sequence genomic window carries:
- the LOC5509422 gene encoding tyramine receptor 1 encodes MSNLSSVQFAATNANSANSTEYSDDYLSSTLPFLITLFLLIVATLLSNSFVFFAVYSFRELRTVTNSFVISLASADVSVALLAMPAWMVTNVIQHRPGTYEAYAFDLGTRWIDIFCCSASIFNATLVSFDRYLAINKPLHYRVVVTKYRAYKAIAATWGAAMIVTAISFIQYRDNASTYGWAIFMFITILCIPLSVMGFAYFSIYQAAIAQLTKMASMRLSTPLGRANSVNKAASANARRKRFYQELRITKTLALIVSLFVVAWAPYLVMVMVETFDLTVVVPRPLSDIILWLPHINSCVNPWIYTGINKDFRKAFKTLFCGSDGICNYWQRQRGIGQRQSSFSAEDSTLVRRSRTVPTTSSTENAREWNCTSI; translated from the coding sequence ACAGCGACGACTACCTCAGCAGTACCTTGCCTTTCTTGATCACTCTGTTCTTGCTAATCGTCGCTACCCTTCTCAGTAACTCGTTCGTGTTCTTCGCCGTGTATTCTTTCCGTGAGTTACGTACCGTGACGAACAGTTTCGTGATCTCGCTCGCGAGCGCTGACGTGTCTGTGGCGCTGCTAGCTATGCCGGCATGGATGGTTACTAACGTGATTCAACACCGACCTGGGACTTATGAGGCGTACGCTTTCGACTTGGGCACAAGATGGATTGACATCTTTTGCTGCTCCGCGTCGATTTTTAACGCGACTCTGGTCTCGTTTGATCGATACCTAGCCATTAACAAGCCACTGCACTACCGAGTGGTTGTTACTAAATACCGCGCGTACAAAGCTATAGCGGCGACCTGGGGGGCCGCCATGATTGTCACCGCAATTTCCTTCATCCAGTATCGGGACAACGCGTCGACGTATGGCTGGGCGATCTTCATGTTTATAACCATCCTGTGTATACCACTAAGTGTCATGGGCTTTGCGTACTTTAGTATATACCAGGCGGCGATAGCTCAGCTCACTAAGATGGCCTCAATGCGCCTAAGCACCCCTCTTGGTCGCGCCAATAGCGTGAATAAGGCGGCGAGCGCGAACGCCAGACGCAAAAGATTTTACCAAGAACTGCGGATTACAAAGACATTAGCGTTAATCGTGTCTCTTTTTGTGGTGGCTTGGGCGCCGTAtctagtgatggtgatggtggaaaCATTTGACTTAACAGTTGTCGTACCTCGGCCTTTGTCAGACATCATACTGTGGCTACCACACATCAACTCCTGCGTCAATCCATGGATCTACACAGGGATAAACAAGGATTTTAGAAAGGCCTTCAAGACGCTATTTTGTGGCAGTGATGGGATCTGTAATTACTGGCAAAGGCAGAGGGGAATTGGACAAAGGCAGAGCTCGTTTTCTGCAGAGGACTCGACTCTTGTCAGGCGAAGCCGCACAGTTCCTACCACATCTTCGACAGAGAACGCGCGCGAGTGGAACTGCACTTCAATCTaa